From one Actinomyces sp. Marseille-P3109 genomic stretch:
- a CDS encoding exo-alpha-sialidase, protein MSQAQHLAANTATDNYRIPAITTAPNGDVLVAYDERPKDNGNQGSDAPNPNHIVQLRSTDGVKTWSAPTYIHRGTETGQKVGYSDPSYVVDHQTGTIFNFHVKSYDQGWGGSRAGTDPEDRGVIHAEVSSSTDNGWTWTHRTITADITKDNPWVSRFAASGQGIQMQHGAHAGRLVQQYTIKTAGGAVQAVSVYSDDHGTTWQAGSPVGTGMDENKVVELSDGSLMLNSRASDGSGFRKVATSTDGGQTWSDPASDKNLPDSVDNAQIIRAFPNAAPGDPRAKVLLLSHSPNPRPWSRDRGTISMSCDDGASWATGKVFHEPFVGYTTIAVQSDGSIGLLSEDASGGANYGGIWYRNFTMGWVGDQCTQAQALDPSPSPAPSAEPTTAPSAEPTTAPTAEPTTAPSSEPTVGPEPSAEPSQEPSSAPSAPTAEPTAGAGPSPEPSXCGTRCRRSSRPRWRPHRRAHCRGGAVRRALAGADDGAVVRAHPAAQRRAVGEAERARELCSCAERNGTGAVDGEPGRDLAADADGAGPLGLEPGPEPGLGGHAGSQHPARRDRPAVRRCHGAAD, encoded by the coding sequence ATGAGCCAGGCCCAGCACCTGGCCGCCAACACGGCCACCGACAACTACCGCATCCCGGCGATCACCACCGCCCCCAACGGCGACGTGCTGGTGGCCTATGACGAGCGGCCGAAGGACAACGGCAACCAGGGCAGCGACGCGCCCAACCCCAACCACATCGTCCAGCTACGCTCCACCGACGGCGTCAAGACCTGGTCGGCTCCGACCTACATCCACCGGGGCACTGAGACGGGCCAGAAGGTCGGCTACTCCGACCCGAGCTACGTCGTCGACCACCAGACGGGCACGATCTTCAACTTCCACGTCAAGTCCTACGACCAGGGCTGGGGCGGTTCAAGGGCCGGCACCGACCCCGAGGACCGGGGCGTCATCCACGCCGAGGTCTCCTCCTCCACCGACAACGGGTGGACCTGGACGCACCGCACCATCACCGCGGACATCACGAAGGACAACCCCTGGGTCTCGCGCTTCGCGGCCTCGGGCCAGGGCATCCAGATGCAGCACGGCGCTCACGCCGGACGCCTGGTGCAGCAGTACACGATCAAGACTGCGGGCGGCGCGGTCCAGGCGGTGTCGGTCTACTCCGATGACCACGGCACCACCTGGCAGGCCGGCTCCCCGGTGGGCACCGGCATGGACGAGAACAAGGTCGTCGAACTCTCCGACGGCTCCCTCATGCTCAACTCGCGCGCCTCGGACGGTTCCGGCTTCCGCAAGGTGGCCACCTCCACCGACGGCGGACAGACCTGGAGCGATCCGGCCAGCGACAAGAACCTGCCCGACTCGGTGGACAACGCCCAGATCATTCGGGCCTTCCCGAACGCCGCCCCCGGCGACCCGCGCGCCAAGGTGCTGCTGCTGAGCCACTCGCCGAACCCGCGGCCGTGGTCGCGCGACCGCGGCACCATCTCGATGTCCTGCGACGACGGCGCCTCCTGGGCGACCGGGAAGGTCTTCCACGAGCCGTTCGTCGGCTACACGACGATCGCGGTGCAGTCCGACGGCAGCATCGGTCTGCTCAGTGAGGACGCCAGCGGGGGCGCGAACTACGGCGGCATCTGGTACCGCAACTTCACCATGGGCTGGGTCGGCGACCAGTGCACGCAGGCGCAGGCCCTGGATCCGTCACCGAGCCCCGCACCGTCCGCCGAGCCCACGACAGCCCCCAGCGCTGAGCCGACCACTGCACCGACTGCCGAGCCGACGACTGCGCCGAGCAGTGAGCCCACCGTGGGGCCAGAGCCGTCTGCCGAGCCCTCGCAGGAGCCGAGCAGCGCGCCGTCCGCTCCCACCGCCGAGCCCACTGCAGGGGCGGGGCCGTCCCCCGAGCCCTCGNGTTGCGGTACCAGATGCCGCCGTAGTTCGCGCCCCCGCTGGCGTCCTCACCGCCGAGCCCACTGCAGGGGCGGGGCCGTCCGCCGAGCCCTCGCAGGAGCCGACGACGGAGCCGTCGTCCGCGCCCACCCAGCAGCCCAGCGCCGCGCCGTCGGGGAGGCCGAGCGAGCACGCGAGCTCTGCTCCTGCGCCGAGCGCAACGGGACGGGCGCCGTCGACGGCGAGCCCGGCCGCGACCTCGCTGCCGACGCCGACGGGGCAGGCCCCCTCGGTCTCGAGCCCGGCCCCGAGCCAGGCCTCGGGGGCCACGCCGGCTCCCAGCACCCAGCCCGACGAGATCGACCGGCCGTCCGACGGTGCCATGGCGCAGCCGACTGA